One genomic segment of Camelus ferus isolate YT-003-E chromosome 19, BCGSAC_Cfer_1.0, whole genome shotgun sequence includes these proteins:
- the NXT1 gene encoding NTF2-related export protein 1, giving the protein MASVDFKTYVDQACRAAEEFVNVYYSTMDKRRRLLSRLYLGTATLVWNGNAVSGQESLSEFFEMLPSSEFQINVVDCQPVHDEATPSQTTVLVVICGTVKFEGNKQRDFNQNFILTAQASPGNTVWKIASDCFRFQDWAC; this is encoded by the coding sequence ATGGCGTCCGTGGACTTCAAGACCTACGTAGACCAGGCCTGCCGCGCGGCGGAGGAGTTCGTGAACGTGTACTACAGCACCATGGACAAGCGGCGGCGCCTGCTGTCCCGCCTGTACTTGGGCACGGCCACCCTGGTGTGGAACGGGAACGCCGTCTCCGGACAGGAGTCCTTGAGTGAGTTTTTTGAGATGCTGCCTTCCAGCGAGTTCCAGATCAACGTGGTGGACTGCCAGCCCGTTCACGACGAAGCCACCCCGAGCCAGACCACCGTCCTTGTGGTGATCTGTGGGACGGTGAAATTCGAGGGCAACAAGCAGCGGGACTTCAACCAGAACTTCATTCTGACTGCCCAGGCCTCGCCAGGCAACACGGTGTGGAAGATCGCCAGTGACTGCTTCCGCTTCCAGGACTGGGCCTGCTAG
- the GZF1 gene encoding GDNF-inducible zinc finger protein 1, giving the protein MESGAVLLESKSSPFNLLREMHQLRLLGHLCDVTVSVEYQGVREEFMAHKAVLAATSKFFKEVFLNEKTVDGARTNVYLDEVQVADFASFLEFVYTAKVQVEEDRVPRMLEVADRLKCLDLSETCFQLKKQMLESVLLELQNFSESQEAEGSGGSLVAAATVPDPREGVAVDGPLANGLAGSPDPPSERVSSGVPPGACPRKPKDKPDKRREAAKPPYPKVRRASGRLAGRKVFVEIPKKKYTRRLREQQKGVEEAGGDPGCPRDPSPDTVATEKEPVTKDEDGSAGAEAEGELPRAGPGEEEEEEEEEEDGASAGARRSGFQCTVCEKAFLYEKSFLKHVRHHHGVATEVVHRCDTCGQTFANRCNLRGHQRHVHSSERHFPCELCGKKFKRKKDVKRHVVQVHEGGGERHQCQQCGKGLSSKTALRLHERTHTGHKPYGCTECQARFSQPSALKTHMRIHTGEKPFVCDECGARFTQNHMLIYHKRCHTGERPFMCETCGKSFASKEYLKHHNRIHTGSKPFKCEVCFRTFAQRNSLYQHIKVHTGERPYCCDQCGKQFTQLNALQRHHRIHTGEKPFMCNACGRTFTDKSTLRRHTSVHDRNTPWKSFLVIVDGSPKQDEGPKAERPDGEHAPPPLPGTLLSFAENGRFHNLAAIQGSTPAMAEDGPAEPACKSDTAGGPQAALLAAAVGGLSELTPQPDAGPAQLRALTDGE; this is encoded by the exons ATGGAAAGTGGTGCGGTTCTGCTGGAATCCAAGTCCTCACCCTTTAACCTTCTGCGTGAGATGCACCAGCTCCGCCTTCTGGGTCACCTGTGCGACGTGACTGTCAGCGTGGAGTACCAGGGTGTCCGTGAGGAATTCATGGCCCACAAGGCAGTGCTGGCTGCCACCAGCAAGTTTTTTAAGGAAGTGTTCCTTAACGAGAAGACTGTGGATGGTGCCAGGACTAATGTCTACTTAGACGAAGTACAGGTTGCTGACTTTGCTTCTTTTCTTGAGTTTGTCTACACCGCAAAAGTGCAGGTGGAGGAAGACCGGGTGCCGCGAATGCTGGAGGTGGCCGACAGGCTGAAGTGCTTGGACTTGTCCGAAACTTGCTTTCAGTTGAAGAAACAAATGTTAGAGTCTGTACTTCTGGAGTTGCAGAATTTCTCGGAGtctcaggaggcagaagggagcGGTGGCTCCCTGGTCGCTGCTGCCACCGTCCCTGACCCTCGGGAAGGGGTGGCTGTGGATGGCCCTCTCGCCAACGGCCTCGCAGGCTCCCCAGATCCCCCGAGCGAGAGAGTGAGCAGTGGCGTGCCGCCAGGCGCGTGCCCGAGGAAGCCCAAGGACAAGCCGGACAAGAGAAGAGAGGCCGCCAAGCCTCCCTACCCTAAGGTCAGGAGGGCGAGCGGGAGGCTGGCTGGGAGAAAGGTGTTTGTGGAAATCCCTAAAAAGAAGTATACCCGGAGGCTCCGCGAGCAGCAGAAGGGAGTGGAGGAGGCCGGGGGGGACCCCGGGTGCCCCCGAGACCCCAGCCCGGACACCGTGGCAACAGAGAAGGAGCCGGTGACCAAAGACGAGGACGGCAGTgctggggcagaggctgagggagaGCTGCCGAGGGCGGGgcccggggaggaggaggaggaagaggaggaggaggaggacggggCTTCGGCGGGGGCGAGGAGGAGCGGCTTCCAGTGCACCGTCTGCGAGAAGGCCTTCCTGTACGAGAAGAGCTTCCTGAAGCACGTGCGGCACCACCACGGCGTGGCCACCGAGGTGGTCCACCGCTGCGACACCTGCGGCCAGACCTTCGCCAACCGCTGCAACCTGCGGGGCCACCAGCGCCACGTGCACAGCAGTGAGCGCCACTTCCCCTGCGAGCTGTGCGGGAAGAAGTTCAAGCGGAAGAAGGACGTGAAGCGGCACGTGGTGCAGGTGCACGAGGGCGGCGGCGAGCGGCACCAGTGCCAGCAGTGCGGGAAGGGCCTGAGCTCCAAGACGGCACTGCGACTGCACGAGCGCACGCACACGGGTCACAAGCCCTACGGCTGCACCGAGTGCCAGGCCAGGTTCTCGCAGCCCTCGGCTCTGAAGACCCACATGAG GATTCACACAGGGGAGAAGCCTTTTGTCTGCGACGAGTGTGGCGCGAGATTCACTCAGAACCACATGCTGATTTATCACAAAAGGTGTCACACAG GTGAAAGACCTTTTATGTGTGAGACGTGTGGCAAGAGTTTCGCTTCTAAGGAGTATTTAAAACACCACAATAGAATCCATACTGGGTCCAAACCCTTTAAATGTGAAGTTTGTTTCAGGACTTTTGCGCAGCGGAACTCACTTTACCAGCACATTAAAGTCCATACAG GGGAGCGTCCCTACTGCTGCGACCAGTGCGGGAAGCAGTTCACGCAGCTCAACGCCCTCCAGCGGCACCACCGCATCCACACGGGGGAGAAGCCGTTCATGTGCAACGCGTGCGGACGGACGTTCACCGACAAGTCCACACTGCGGCGGCACACCTCG GTCCATGATAGGAATACCCCATGGAAGTCTTTCCTTGTCATTGTAGATGGCTCCCCCAAGCAGGACGAGGGGCCCAAGGCCGAGCGGCCTGACGGAGAGCATGCGCCGCCCCCGCTCCCAGGCACGCTGCTGTCTTTCGCGGAAAATGGCCGCTTCCACAACCTGGCCGCCATCCAGGGCAGCACACCTGCCATGGCCGAGGACGGGCCTGCGGAGCCGGCCTGCAAGTCGGACACGGCCGGGGGCCCCCAGGCCGCACTGCTGGCCGCCGCCGTCGGCGGGCTCAGTGAGCTGACGCCCCAGCCGGACGCGGGGCCCGCCCAGCTGCGCGCTCTGACCGACGGGGAGTAG